A single genomic interval of Acidovorax sp. 1608163 harbors:
- a CDS encoding WD40 repeat domain-containing protein translates to MPFPPVHLTHLAALAHRLPATCWLAAALQRDAASWADLPVWWVDGDLDLAALELCAQPSTSAPGEWQAPIPAAALPATPPHPEGALLWVNGHLHLQGALTTAMADIPPAHTPLPVHALVMGDARMTSAVLQGVHLHVQGDLAVQTLLWSDGAPGGLTVLGQCTAQVGLFTRGSAPHWNKPPHLEFALQNPPDLQHEQPMHAHHETADHETLGLLLPPHCLAADDTGTGSLAQLLDPAAVLSAAKAQQPLTQPTALVHALLPPLPTPGLFADETISAANLLAAVRSPVIAHKEHTAAGWFGQTDFSLCRQHVDADGDARDDSVFITVWKQWDFYLAVDHPERNQGWLGSALAMLQGVLKRGRQHPPSPSAPPSVPSTALTKAASAGPLTLLYRPYHQGEPGDWQALLPPDAAEAPENAQAWQACQQAWRGVLDYVRKGTAQARARYPLWAQLQADITPARLEALTSGPLFTEHYNDWWDAEKNGFWAGQLWIGARQPCLHEGEPWGRAFKLSWQNGEDGPGDPPDDAHAAYQLDLDEAREGPPQVLVQYTQRQSENRSPLPPCAADHLARLLRLVRQAQAHIESRSAALQAAGPAATAPALPLLATPPLPPNLPDTAVFGPEGMECSGLWQSRGQDYVRTVRAHLQAPQSPVDATLPRGDAPVAGQASLPSPFHVADDAPALPEDPRTPLADAVLQLARAVHQHADGELSARFRQRFAFAPDAFAAHAYRAGQATGPALLLGSGPNGSRVVVRTVQSGQPQWWLLQGLQAEPLPGLHGAGRSPNHQCFARCDGTHITTHAGWDGPVIARFALPQGNEGIPPALGLAAGAAGQACDELIPFNNGQRVLLRNSTGIYLLTPDAVQRLHPLQWDEDGPYTWAKNQQACPEGHMLRLHMLHMALSADEQHVAVGDQDSAHVVLSAQPLSRAEGQVRARYAALSAYPCHATFTHTTFPHESATLLASACHLYAGSTGVAPVHSLGTPMQPARGDLALHAIQTQWRIEASAAAAGLVVLGDANGTLHGLDDTGRPLWHHHIGGAVAAIDLAPDGSTLIATSHSGYLVLLQRVETGPDPYAIGNSDYAEVGRWIFWEDHAAPLHW, encoded by the coding sequence ATGCCCTTTCCCCCTGTGCACCTCACCCACCTGGCAGCACTGGCCCACCGCCTGCCCGCCACCTGCTGGCTGGCTGCCGCTCTGCAGCGGGATGCAGCATCTTGGGCCGATTTGCCCGTGTGGTGGGTGGACGGCGACCTGGACCTGGCCGCGCTGGAACTGTGCGCGCAGCCCAGCACCAGCGCCCCTGGCGAGTGGCAAGCGCCCATCCCTGCTGCGGCCTTGCCCGCCACCCCGCCACACCCCGAGGGGGCCTTGCTGTGGGTGAACGGGCATTTGCACCTGCAAGGCGCCTTGACCACAGCCATGGCGGACATCCCCCCTGCCCACACGCCGCTGCCCGTGCACGCGCTGGTCATGGGCGATGCGCGCATGACCAGCGCTGTGCTGCAAGGCGTGCATCTGCATGTGCAGGGCGACCTGGCCGTGCAAACGCTGCTGTGGAGCGATGGCGCGCCAGGCGGGCTGACGGTGCTGGGGCAATGCACCGCCCAGGTGGGCCTGTTCACCCGGGGCAGCGCGCCGCACTGGAACAAGCCGCCCCATCTGGAATTTGCGCTGCAAAACCCACCGGACCTCCAGCATGAACAGCCCATGCACGCGCACCATGAAACAGCAGACCATGAAACGCTGGGCCTGCTTCTGCCACCACACTGCCTGGCCGCCGACGACACGGGCACCGGCAGCCTGGCCCAGCTGCTGGACCCTGCCGCCGTACTGAGCGCCGCCAAGGCACAACAGCCCCTCACCCAGCCCACAGCGCTGGTGCATGCACTGCTACCGCCACTGCCCACCCCTGGCTTGTTCGCCGACGAGACCATCAGCGCCGCCAACCTCCTGGCCGCCGTGCGCTCGCCCGTCATCGCGCACAAAGAGCACACGGCAGCGGGCTGGTTTGGGCAAACCGACTTTTCGCTGTGCCGCCAGCATGTGGACGCCGACGGCGATGCGCGGGACGACAGCGTGTTCATCACGGTGTGGAAGCAGTGGGACTTTTACCTGGCGGTGGACCACCCGGAGCGCAACCAGGGCTGGCTGGGCTCCGCCCTGGCCATGCTGCAAGGGGTGCTGAAACGGGGGAGGCAACATCCACCATCGCCCAGCGCTCCACCCAGCGTGCCTTCCACGGCATTGACCAAGGCGGCGTCTGCCGGCCCGCTCACCCTGCTCTACCGCCCTTACCACCAAGGCGAGCCCGGCGACTGGCAAGCCTTGCTGCCGCCCGATGCTGCCGAAGCACCTGAAAACGCACAGGCTTGGCAAGCCTGCCAACAGGCCTGGCGCGGCGTGCTGGACTATGTGCGCAAAGGCACGGCCCAGGCCCGCGCACGCTACCCGCTGTGGGCGCAGTTGCAGGCCGATATCACCCCGGCGCGGCTGGAGGCATTGACCTCTGGCCCCCTGTTCACCGAGCACTACAACGACTGGTGGGACGCTGAGAAAAACGGCTTTTGGGCAGGGCAGCTCTGGATCGGGGCGCGCCAGCCTTGCCTGCACGAAGGCGAGCCCTGGGGCCGCGCCTTCAAGCTGAGCTGGCAAAACGGCGAGGACGGCCCTGGCGACCCGCCCGACGATGCCCACGCTGCCTACCAGCTGGACCTGGACGAAGCACGCGAAGGCCCACCGCAGGTGCTGGTGCAGTACACCCAGCGCCAAAGCGAAAACCGCAGCCCCCTGCCCCCCTGCGCGGCAGACCACCTGGCACGGCTGCTGCGCCTGGTCCGCCAGGCCCAGGCGCACATTGAAAGCCGCTCGGCCGCGCTGCAAGCCGCAGGCCCTGCCGCCACCGCGCCCGCACTTCCGCTGCTGGCCACACCCCCACTGCCGCCCAACCTGCCCGACACCGCCGTGTTTGGCCCCGAAGGCATGGAATGCTCGGGCCTGTGGCAAAGCCGTGGGCAAGACTATGTGCGCACCGTGCGCGCGCACCTGCAGGCCCCACAAAGCCCGGTGGACGCCACCTTGCCCAGGGGCGATGCCCCTGTGGCCGGGCAGGCCAGCCTCCCGTCCCCCTTTCACGTGGCGGACGATGCCCCCGCCCTGCCCGAAGACCCCCGCACCCCGCTGGCCGATGCCGTGCTGCAGCTGGCGCGTGCGGTGCACCAGCACGCAGACGGGGAGCTGTCTGCCCGGTTTCGCCAGCGCTTTGCCTTTGCGCCCGATGCGTTTGCCGCGCACGCCTACCGCGCAGGTCAGGCCACCGGGCCCGCGCTGCTGCTGGGCAGCGGGCCCAACGGCAGCCGCGTGGTGGTGCGCACAGTGCAGTCTGGCCAACCCCAGTGGTGGTTGCTGCAGGGCCTGCAGGCCGAGCCCCTACCCGGCCTGCATGGCGCAGGCCGCTCGCCCAACCACCAGTGCTTTGCCCGCTGCGACGGCACCCACATCACCACCCACGCGGGGTGGGACGGCCCGGTGATCGCCCGCTTTGCATTGCCCCAGGGCAACGAGGGCATACCGCCTGCGCTGGGCTTGGCGGCTGGTGCGGCAGGCCAGGCGTGCGACGAACTCATCCCCTTCAACAACGGCCAGCGCGTGCTGCTGCGCAACAGCACCGGCATTTACCTGCTCACGCCAGATGCAGTGCAGCGCCTGCACCCCCTGCAATGGGACGAAGACGGCCCCTACACCTGGGCCAAGAATCAACAGGCCTGCCCAGAGGGCCACATGCTGCGCCTGCACATGCTGCACATGGCCCTGTCTGCCGACGAGCAACACGTCGCCGTCGGCGACCAGGACAGCGCGCACGTCGTTCTGAGTGCCCAGCCCCTCAGTCGGGCCGAGGGCCAGGTGCGGGCGCGCTATGCCGCCTTGTCTGCCTACCCTTGCCACGCCACCTTCACGCACACAACCTTCCCGCATGAATCGGCCACGCTGCTGGCCAGCGCATGCCACCTGTACGCAGGCAGTACCGGCGTGGCCCCGGTCCACAGCCTGGGTACGCCAATGCAGCCCGCAAGGGGCGATCTGGCCCTGCATGCCATCCAGACGCAGTGGCGAATCGAGGCATCGGCCGCAGCGGCCGGGCTGGTGGTGCTGGGCGATGCGAACGGCACGCTGCACGGGCTGGACGACACCGGGCGGCCCCTGTGGCACCACCACATTGGTGGCGCGGTGGCCGCCATCGACCTGGCGCCGGACGGCAGCACCCTGATCGCCACCAGCCACAGCGGGTATCTGGTGCTGCTGCAGCGGGTAGAAACCGGCCCGGACCCCTATGCCATCGGCAACTCGGACTACGCCGAAGTGGGCCGCTGGATTTTCTGGGAAGACCACGCCGCACCACTGCACTGGTAA